In Enterobacter cloacae, the following are encoded in one genomic region:
- a CDS encoding lac repressor translates to MKAITLYDVALLAGVSYQTVSRVINDAEHVSARTREKVLQAMAELNYVPNRGAQQLAGKRTRTLGLITTDLALHAPSQIASAVKSRATAQGASVLISMVEHPQQCLPALQELLAQRVEALLVNVPLDDAHAEQLQALASPVPVLFLDVAPSAQVNSLVFNAALGAHLGVEHLLSLGHQHIALLSGPESSVAARARLAGWKTALAQAGLEATAVAHGDWSAVCGYEKGHVLLSGAVLPDAILVANDQMALGVMRACAEKGTAVPGQISIVGFDDTADSAWFSPPLTTIRQAFREAGERSVEWLLAPGSAEKFRQIQLPVTLITRHSSARRTSRQADREDLAQQLRNLALLAEQLARE, encoded by the coding sequence ATGAAAGCGATCACTCTTTATGACGTAGCCCTCCTTGCGGGGGTTTCTTATCAGACCGTTTCCCGTGTGATCAACGACGCGGAACATGTCTCCGCCCGGACGCGGGAAAAGGTGCTGCAGGCGATGGCGGAGCTGAACTACGTTCCTAACCGTGGCGCACAGCAGCTGGCAGGTAAACGCACCCGCACGTTGGGGTTGATCACCACCGATCTGGCGCTGCACGCACCTTCACAAATTGCCTCGGCGGTAAAATCCCGTGCCACAGCTCAGGGGGCAAGCGTGTTGATCTCAATGGTGGAACACCCGCAGCAGTGCTTGCCTGCACTTCAGGAACTGCTGGCCCAGCGTGTGGAAGCTTTGCTGGTGAACGTTCCACTGGATGATGCTCACGCAGAGCAGCTTCAGGCGCTGGCATCACCTGTTCCGGTTCTGTTTCTGGATGTCGCACCTTCGGCACAGGTGAACAGCCTGGTGTTTAATGCCGCGCTGGGAGCCCACCTGGGGGTTGAGCATTTGCTCTCATTGGGGCATCAGCATATTGCACTTCTGAGCGGGCCGGAAAGTTCGGTCGCTGCGCGTGCGCGTCTGGCGGGGTGGAAAACCGCACTGGCGCAGGCCGGGCTTGAGGCGACCGCAGTAGCACATGGCGACTGGAGTGCAGTGTGCGGATATGAGAAGGGGCATGTGCTGTTGTCCGGTGCAGTGTTACCGGATGCCATTCTGGTCGCGAACGATCAAATGGCGCTGGGTGTGATGCGTGCCTGCGCAGAAAAGGGGACTGCGGTCCCTGGTCAGATATCGATTGTTGGGTTTGATGATACGGCAGATAGCGCCTGGTTTTCCCCTCCGCTCACTACCATTCGGCAGGCGTTTCGCGAGGCCGGCGAGCGAAGTGTGGAATGGCTGCTGGCCCCCGGCAGTGCTGAAAAATTCCGACAAATTCAGCTCCCTGTTACGCTAATTACCCGCCATTCCAGCGCTCGTCGTACGTCACGGCAGGCCGATCGTGAGGATCTGGCGCAACAGCTGAGAAACCTGGCGCTGCTGGCGGAACAACTCGCCCGTGAATAA
- a CDS encoding membrane protein, giving the protein MVRRLLQLYVGLGLYGLSTAMFIRSDLGVDPWDVFHLGVAIQLGMSIGTVIILTGAAVLLLWIPLRQLPGLGTLSNVIVIGLAADASMALIPELTSLPIRIALLVSAIVMNAIATGMYIGAGFGAGPRDGLMTGIHARMGWSIRSVRTSIEVSVLLIGCLLGGSFGVGTVLYALTIGPLIQICLPWFRQKPRADKIPQPEQVV; this is encoded by the coding sequence ATGGTACGTCGTCTGCTGCAACTTTACGTCGGCTTAGGGCTTTATGGCCTGTCAACCGCAATGTTTATTCGTTCGGATCTGGGTGTCGATCCGTGGGACGTCTTTCACCTGGGGGTGGCGATACAGCTGGGAATGAGCATTGGCACGGTGATCATTTTGACCGGTGCGGCGGTGCTGCTGCTGTGGATCCCCCTGCGCCAGCTCCCCGGGCTTGGCACCCTCAGTAACGTGATTGTCATCGGTCTGGCGGCGGATGCCTCGATGGCGTTGATCCCCGAGCTAACCTCGCTGCCCATCCGAATTGCTCTTCTGGTTTCGGCTATTGTGATGAACGCGATAGCAACGGGTATGTATATTGGAGCCGGTTTTGGCGCAGGCCCGCGTGATGGTCTGATGACTGGCATTCATGCCAGAATGGGGTGGTCAATCCGTAGCGTGCGTACCTCGATTGAAGTGTCCGTTCTGCTGATTGGTTGTCTGCTTGGCGGTTCATTCGGTGTGGGAACGGTACTTTATGCCCTGACCATTGGCCCGCTTATCCAGATCTGTTTGCCCTGGTTCCGCCAGAAACCACGCGCTGATAAAATTCCTCAGCCGGAGCAGGTTGTTTAA